The following are encoded in a window of Cytophagales bacterium genomic DNA:
- a CDS encoding Fic family protein: MNGARPFDRNKPYNQLPLLPPPDEVIDNEILLKWGYASRALAELNRNILRLPNPNIFVNTITLQEAKSSSAIENIFTTGDELYKAVSDSLKKENANHNTKEVLRYREALWTGYYDIKKKGKIDQASIIKVYQQIKDTTQRIRAPQSQVVIKRGQSEFRAGEVIYTPPRGKGVVESKMENLIHYLNDKETYPTDPLLKMVIAHYQFEAIHPFSDGNGRTGRVLNLLYLVNQGLITHPVLYLSKYIIDNKEDYYYNIGAVTHRKSWKNWIVFMLNAVEKTARYTNQVIDEIINQMEATLDYSKKELKWYNKEVNEALFTQPYIKPRVIGDILGRSSRTTVTKYLSELTGLGILSPKKDGKEVYYINNDLVRILEG; the protein is encoded by the coding sequence ATGAATGGCGCAAGACCTTTTGATAGAAATAAGCCCTACAATCAATTACCGTTATTGCCTCCACCGGACGAGGTGATAGACAATGAGATTTTATTAAAATGGGGTTATGCCAGCAGGGCACTCGCAGAATTAAACAGAAATATACTCAGACTCCCAAACCCAAATATATTTGTAAACACAATCACACTACAGGAAGCAAAAAGTTCTTCAGCGATTGAGAACATTTTCACAACAGGTGACGAACTGTATAAAGCTGTATCAGATTCTTTAAAGAAAGAAAATGCCAATCACAACACCAAAGAAGTTTTGAGATATAGAGAAGCATTATGGACTGGATACTACGACATTAAGAAAAAAGGGAAAATAGATCAGGCCTCAATTATAAAAGTGTATCAGCAGATAAAAGATACTACACAACGGATCAGAGCACCACAATCACAAGTTGTAATTAAGAGAGGGCAAAGTGAATTTAGAGCTGGAGAAGTAATCTATACACCGCCAAGAGGAAAGGGAGTGGTTGAAAGTAAAATGGAAAACCTTATTCATTACCTCAATGATAAGGAAACTTATCCAACCGATCCATTACTCAAAATGGTAATAGCTCATTATCAATTCGAAGCAATTCACCCATTCTCTGACGGAAATGGAAGAACGGGAAGGGTTTTAAATCTACTGTACCTGGTAAATCAAGGATTAATAACACATCCGGTTCTCTATTTAAGTAAGTACATAATCGATAACAAGGAAGATTATTATTACAATATCGGAGCTGTGACACATAGGAAATCATGGAAAAACTGGATTGTTTTCATGTTGAATGCCGTAGAGAAAACAGCAAGATATACCAATCAGGTTATAGATGAGATAATTAACCAAATGGAAGCCACATTAGATTACAGTAAGAAAGAATTGAAGTGGTACAACAAAGAAGTAAATGAGGCGCTATTTACTCAGCCATATATTAAACCCAGGGTGATCGGGGATATTTTGGGCAGATCAAGCAGGACAACAG